AGCCGAGCGGCCGAGGCGCTGGTGTCCTGGGGGTCGAGGTCGACCAGGGCGATCCTGGCGCCACGCTCGTGCAGGTGGCGCGCGGTCTCGTAGCCGATGCCGCGTGCGCCGCCGGTGATCAGGGCGACCTTGCCCTTCACGGAGAAGCTGCTCATGGGTTCATCACTTTCTGTCGGGCGTGAGGCGTCACGCCGGGGGACTGCAGGAGGAAGGCGACCTGGTCGGACAGCGCCTGTTGCTGCCAGGGGCCGTCGTACACGTCGAAGTGGTCGATCGGGTAGGTGTGGGTCCGGGCGTACGTCCCCGCTGCTGCGGCCCGGGCCGCCGCACGGGGCGGGGCGACCGTGTCGTGCTCGCCGATCTGGACCAGCAACGGTGATCGCACGCGTGCGGCGAACCGTGCCGGCCGGTTGAACGCGACCTCGAGGGTGGTCCGGGCGCACACCTCGTTGCGCCACGTGGGACCGGCGACCGCGAGGTAGCCCGTGAGCGCGCCCGGTGCCGTGATGACGGCCACCGACGCCGGCTCCCCGACGACCGCGAGATGGTGTGGGCTGCGTCGGGTCAGCAGACGGCCGACATCGATGAGCCCGTGTCCCACCAGGACGGCGAGGCTGCGCGGACCGCGGTGCCTCACCATGGCGAGCAGGGCGGCCGAGCCGTCGACGGCCGGTGTCATGGAGACGACCGCCGCGATCCGGTGGTCCTTCGCCGCCACGGCGAGGACGTGGCCGCCTGAGTACGACGTGCCCCAGAGCACGATGCGGTCGGCGTCGACACCGTCGATGCCACGGGCGGCGGCGACGGCTGCGCGGTAGTCGGCGCGTTGACGCCGGAACGAGATGTGCTGGCGGGGAGCGCCGTCGGAGTCGCCGAAGCCCCGGTAGTCGAAGAGCAGCACGTCCAGGCCGGCCCGCGCGAACCCCTCGGCGTAGCCCGCCAGGCCGGTGTCACGCGTACCGCCGAACCCGTGGGCCATCACGACGCACGGGCGGCCGTCGGCGGTGCTGAGCGCGTCACTCGTCGCGGTGAAGTGCCAGGCGCGACAGGTGACGCCGTGGCTCGTGAAGGAGACGTCCTGCCGCCGGGTCATGCGACCGGCACCTCGTCGGCCGCACGGGCGACGTCGAACCGCACGGCGCCGTCGTCGACGGGATCCTGCAGGAGGACCTGGCTGTCGCGGCCGTAGTGCATCAGGACCTTCCACGGCTCGCCCCTGCCCTGACGGGGGAGCGTCTCCTTGGCTCGTTGCACGTAGCCCGACCGCAGCATGTCGAGCATGCCCTCGTCGAGCGCCGAGCCGTCGGCGTCGTGGGGGGTGGCGACCGTGAGGCCGTGCTCGTCCATGTGGGCGAACAGACGGCAGAGGTACCGCCCGGCGATGTCGGACTTCAACGTCCAGGGCGCGTTGGTGTAGCCGAAGATCCAGGCGAGGTTCGGGATGCCCTCGATCAGGACGCCTTTGTACGTGAGGTGGTCGTGCAGCGCGCGACGGTCGCCGTCGACGAACAGCTCCATGCCGCCGAGCATCTGGACGTTGAGACCGGTGGCCGTGACGACGATGTCCGCCTCCAGCCGTGCGCCCGACCTCAGGAGGATGCCGTCCTCGGTGAAGGTGTCGATGTGGTCGGTCACGACCGAGGCGTCGCCCGCGGCCAGCACCGCGAAGAGGTCGCCGTCCGGCACGGCGCAGAGGCGCTCGTCCCACGGCATGTACTCCGGGGTGAAGTGGCGCATGTCGACCGACGGCCCGACCTTGCGTCGCACCTGGGACAGCAGGAATCGCCGCGTTTGTCGGGGCCACCGCCGGCACGCCCGGTACATCCAGTTCTGGATGGCGATGTTGCGCCGGCGGCCGAGCTCGAAGACCCACCGGTCGGGCAGCACGTGGCACAGCGCCCGGGAGATCTTGTCGAGGGCCGGCAGGGCGAAGACGTAGGAGGGTGACCGTTGCAGCATCGTCACGTGCTCGGCCCGGTCCGCCATCGCGGGGACGAGGGTCACGGCCGTGGCGCCGCTGCCGATGACCACGACTCGCTTGCCGGTGTGGTCGAGGTCCTCGGGCCAGTGCTGCGGGTGGACCGTCCGGCCCGTGAACGCCTCGATGCCCGGGAACGTCGGGAGGTGGCCGGCGTCGTAGTCGTAGTAGCCGGTGCAGCTGATGAGGAAGTCGGCGGCGAACGTGCGGACCTCGCCGGACGCCTCGTGCACGGCCGTCACGGTCCAGCGCGCCTCCGCGGTGGAGAACTCCGCGGTGGTGGTCCTGAGGCCGTAGTGGATCTTCTCGTCGACCCCGTACTCCGCGGCCGTGTCGGCGATGTAGTCACGGATCGACGCGCCGTCGGCCAGGACCTTGACGTCGTGCCACGGGCGGAACTTGTAGCCGAAGGTGAGCATGTCGGAGTCGGAGCGGACACCCGGGTACCGGAACAGGTCCCAGGTGCCGCCGAGGCGGTCGCGGCGCTCGAGGATGGCGATCTCGCGCTCGGGGAAGGCCTGCTGGATCTGGCACGCGGTACCGATGCCGGACAGCCCGGCGCCGATGATCAGGGTGTCGAAGTGCTGGGTGTTCATGGCTTCCTCACGTTCGCTCGGCCTGCACGTGCAGGGTTCCTTCCCCCACACTGCGGGCTCGGTGCCGCCCTGGTCTTGACAGGCTGCGACATACTTTTGTCATTTCGCGACAGGAGGTCCACGGTGGGAAGCCTGCTCCGTGCCAGCGCGCTGTGGGGCTACGACGAGCTGGTCACCCAGCTGGGCGGGGACCCGGCGGCGCTGAGGAGCAGGTTCGGGATCGAACCCGGCGTCGAGACGCAGCCCGAGGGCTTCGTGTCCGTCCGCGGATACGTCCGACTGCTGGAGACCACGGCAGCCGAGCTGGACTGTCCGGACCTGGGCCTGCGGCTGTCGGGGTGGCAGGGCCTGGACATGCTCGGACCCGTGGCGGTCATCGCGCGGAACAATCCGACCGTCCAGGAGGCGCTCGGGGCGATCGCCCGCTACCTCTACGCGCACTCACCGGCGCTGCGCATGGAGGCCTTTGCCGGCGAGGGTCCCCACCTGCGCTTCGAGTACGAGGTCGACGAACCGTTCCTCGACGACCTCCGTCAGTCCTATGAGGTGAGCATGGGGATCGTGGTCCAGATCCTGCGTCTGCTGGGAGGCAGCGGTCCGATCGCCGTCTCCTTCACGCACCAGCAGACTGCGCCGGACGCCGCCTACGAGCGCGTGCTCGGCTGCCCCGTCAGGTTCGGGCAGGCGTGGTGCGGCTTCGAGGTGAGCCCGGAGCTGGCGGCCCGGCCCATCGACACCGCCCACCCGGAGACGCAGCGCATCGCCGTGATGTACCTGGAGTCCCGGTACCCCGTGGGGACGGCGACCCTGGCTGAACGCACCAGCGAACTGGCCCGCCGGTTGCTGATGACCGGCAGCTGCACGATCGACTCCATCGCCGATCAGCTGAACCTGCACCCGCGGACCCTTCAGCGCCAGCTCGCCCGCGAGGGCGTCCGGTGCCAGGACCTGATCGAGAGCGCCCGGAAGGACCAGGCAGCCCACTACCTGGCCCAGCCGGGCCTGCACCTCAGCCAGGTCGCCGCTCTGCTCGGCTACGCCGAGCAGAGCTCCTTGAACCGGTCGTGCCGTCGATGGTTCGGTCAGACGCCGTCGCAGGTCCGGGCCGGCCTGCGCGGTCCGGGTTGAGCGTCAGCGCAGCACGAGCCCGAGGATCTCGGCCTGGCGGAGCAGGAACCGGCCCTCGTCGAGCTTCTTGCGGCGCAACCACGTGGTCACCTCGGTGTTGCACTTGCTGGCGTTGCAGGAGCCGCACGCCGGGACGACGTTCGTGACGGTGTAGCGGCCCCCGCGGGAGATCGGCAGCATGCAGTCCTTCTGCAGAGCCCGGTCCGTCGCCCCGCAGTAGGCGCACCCGGCCCACGTCGCCACCAGGGCGTCCCACTGCAGCTCGGTGAGGTCGTGCTCGACCTTCGCCATCCGGCGCTTGCGCCGGCGCGCGTGGGTCGCGGCTCTGCTCCTGGTGGGCACGCGCCGAGCCTAGGGCGGCGGGACTCCGGATCGGTGGACCCCGTGACTTTCGGCTGACGGTGCCGTGGCCGATCGGGCGATGAGACCGGTCCCGGGACGCCGCTAGCGTCCGGACCATGGAGAGTTCGCAGGACCACGACGTGCTGGGCATGTCCCGGGAGGA
The Aeromicrobium marinum DSM 15272 genome window above contains:
- a CDS encoding alpha/beta hydrolase, which codes for MTRRQDVSFTSHGVTCRAWHFTATSDALSTADGRPCVVMAHGFGGTRDTGLAGYAEGFARAGLDVLLFDYRGFGDSDGAPRQHISFRRQRADYRAAVAAARGIDGVDADRIVLWGTSYSGGHVLAVAAKDHRIAAVVSMTPAVDGSAALLAMVRHRGPRSLAVLVGHGLIDVGRLLTRRSPHHLAVVGEPASVAVITAPGALTGYLAVAGPTWRNEVCARTTLEVAFNRPARFAARVRSPLLVQIGEHDTVAPPRAAARAAAAGTYARTHTYPIDHFDVYDGPWQQQALSDQVAFLLQSPGVTPHARQKVMNP
- a CDS encoding flavin-containing monooxygenase yields the protein MNTQHFDTLIIGAGLSGIGTACQIQQAFPEREIAILERRDRLGGTWDLFRYPGVRSDSDMLTFGYKFRPWHDVKVLADGASIRDYIADTAAEYGVDEKIHYGLRTTTAEFSTAEARWTVTAVHEASGEVRTFAADFLISCTGYYDYDAGHLPTFPGIEAFTGRTVHPQHWPEDLDHTGKRVVVIGSGATAVTLVPAMADRAEHVTMLQRSPSYVFALPALDKISRALCHVLPDRWVFELGRRRNIAIQNWMYRACRRWPRQTRRFLLSQVRRKVGPSVDMRHFTPEYMPWDERLCAVPDGDLFAVLAAGDASVVTDHIDTFTEDGILLRSGARLEADIVVTATGLNVQMLGGMELFVDGDRRALHDHLTYKGVLIEGIPNLAWIFGYTNAPWTLKSDIAGRYLCRLFAHMDEHGLTVATPHDADGSALDEGMLDMLRSGYVQRAKETLPRQGRGEPWKVLMHYGRDSQVLLQDPVDDGAVRFDVARAADEVPVA
- a CDS encoding AraC family transcriptional regulator, producing MGSLLRASALWGYDELVTQLGGDPAALRSRFGIEPGVETQPEGFVSVRGYVRLLETTAAELDCPDLGLRLSGWQGLDMLGPVAVIARNNPTVQEALGAIARYLYAHSPALRMEAFAGEGPHLRFEYEVDEPFLDDLRQSYEVSMGIVVQILRLLGGSGPIAVSFTHQQTAPDAAYERVLGCPVRFGQAWCGFEVSPELAARPIDTAHPETQRIAVMYLESRYPVGTATLAERTSELARRLLMTGSCTIDSIADQLNLHPRTLQRQLAREGVRCQDLIESARKDQAAHYLAQPGLHLSQVAALLGYAEQSSLNRSCRRWFGQTPSQVRAGLRGPG
- a CDS encoding HNH endonuclease; this encodes MPTRSRAATHARRRKRRMAKVEHDLTELQWDALVATWAGCAYCGATDRALQKDCMLPISRGGRYTVTNVVPACGSCNASKCNTEVTTWLRRKKLDEGRFLLRQAEILGLVLR